The proteins below come from a single Xyrauchen texanus isolate HMW12.3.18 chromosome 1, RBS_HiC_50CHRs, whole genome shotgun sequence genomic window:
- the LOC127624706 gene encoding transmembrane protein 88-like — MSMNGTLERGAHHQVLDLSEELPNNSHHHQHQHPNLQHTHSLASTVPAGSLVSGSGVVVPPPYFSAEAGGGEAPLELRGSLDCWACSVLVTAQNLVIAAINACLAGFVFGLILTPAIVMVVFGFLCHSTVRPTGTSPYCSDLLTDGGCVALLVVGFLLVTPLLVLALAAYCRLARHLQLGLCFIPYSRAVYKNLPATQHRGLGGGCCGQRAGNEGGKGKVWV, encoded by the exons ATGAGCATGAATGGCACATTGGAGAGGGGGGCTCATCACCAGGTCCTTGACCTCTCTGAGGAGCTTCCAAACAACAGCCACCATCACCAACACCAGCACCCAAACCTCCAGCACACACACTCCTTGGCCTCCACTGTGCCGGCTGGGAGCCTAGTTAGTGGGTCTGGGGTGGTTGTGCCTCCACCTTACTTCTCAGCAGAGGCTGGAGGAGGTGAGGCACCGCTGGAGCTGCGAGGCTCTCTGGACTGCTGGGCTTGTTCGGTGCTTGTAACGGCGCAGAACCTGGTGATCGCGGCCATCAACGCCTGTCTGGCTGGATTTGTTTTCGGGCTGATCCTGACGCCAGCTATTGTCATGGTGGTGTTCGGCTTTCTCTGCCATTCAACG GTGCGACCAACTGGTACATCACCTTACTGTTCGGATCTACTAACAGATGGTGGCTGTGTGGCCCTGCTGGTTGTGGGTTTCTTGTTAGTGACTCCGCTCCTGGTTTTGGCCTTGGCTGCATACTGTCGGCTTGCTCGTCACCTTCAGCTGGGCCTCTGTTTTATTCCCTACAGCCGTGCCGTCTACAAGAACCTTCCGGCTACCCAGCACCGTGGTCTGGGAGGAGGCTGCTGTGGACAGCGGGCTGGAAATGAAGGAGGGAAGGGGAAGGTGTGGGTGTAG
- the LOC127623424 gene encoding lysine-specific demethylase 6B-like, which produces MHHTAEKFGGCSTRDPFPLDGLNRRPWASVGSRPWLPPSRCLPGVNQHQLFPHLPPSHMPGLNHPSKFLNNGPLPQGDKQDLSQAFMPGLQRVPPAPPRPWEPTRTGQGYEPLPGDEHNCLHSGYNAGPPAHLTVRANQLLKYGAPQHGSRPMPPLPDLWTQPQTLQQPKGPHSQAGQLKRPGPPLGEHSVIQHTPDPSLHRLMEVCPSPSKRKKSSGSEQQIPHPAMQRITGPPVNLNQQSCSHYPLPKTGFWNPLHKGGGPWNPAECKSGPIDFQDCAKPRIGSFPYKPPPLNSSTMSPPTIPPTRGYVQSRVPPPQSHKATLSPQSLGPPAPSPHIQHPTFPYPNNRPSVQGEPQGTTPQRGHDSGVSSLDNQAPPPTFSLSMRPDRERPAPSPANHTTVPYSHPQFQPHPGLVHSTSPSATVPQHNPHKPWKNQVTHRQHAESRDYSGTGDSQVTPSLSQAQNRVGGDKQSPKTPQRVSPPQAPARAPVITPNLETSHPPRSLKLYTNDGSIPRIGSAPPTTCSNPKSLSSWRPTDSSVLISNPNHVSMIEPHPGYQGIHPGVGTHSYPHRMAQSQLQPSTVPHTGQGIPNYTPVSSAPSTLNTGLLRSGESVITSNTSNTLPQTVNSSLHHPQAPVHLSVKSSIQSMPNSSYTTVAIQGSSSVPQATTTVPASVYQRPCLQPAAPSPQSISDALNKLDAELQGHMQAEERRREQEEERKRNKERQEVEKKPHNESAIKCLERLLSVTAAEPPPPLLSPAKTPSSISSPSQNSPPYPWLSRGGVPPRPPGTTATLMERLLPPPLTPQTEYAREKQRQREKWKSGTSFSPPSYNPTYSKPGLMGPLVNHTTQSKPNPSRDHTILKGSHNVGIRDAIPNTPPLREPPKLYQAFPKDAHSSCTTISMTASSFQKHIPSKGLGSLGSSASSCSGDSDSAQFEEEPSELLPDGLANIMKMLDESIKKEEELYSCQSEKQTVPETIFSANVAPMKGYLCAPDLIPALKQSPTEDYQPVGHTSPPVLSRQGSLASPCSRTSSLEEEDEVLKIIPKPANVISMQSQESLLATTGPNYRHSDLAKLYGLPDVEKSEDDEEADREDETPSCSPPPQRPHLHQTGVNSMFKNLASVLESQKYTYRGGPFGRPPPSAFVGVKYSSSLSLGPDICRQQQSTSPTSANHPGFSSPTQTSASSNSRPLSPTGWVSERKNDTKINQSDLVVSGDEVEKLEEPPGEKDSEFMTELMEMERLPKLTTISESSLAELGHSYEVNKHTLPSTDCSKAELHEICKPVKEKDRHRDQERERKHKHFSSSKKHEDRKEKKKKHREKQDNMSLSSSSSSSSSSRRHKDGKSHKEKKSRQVLGNLDLQSKEFREKAQERDGDKKKRKEECSRPQSEGEEWARSKDKSNNSGRSSEIPSASSSLCSDDFQKLKALTDGPPKELKIRLIKVESGDRETFIASEVEEKRIPLEEITIKNTASEIIRACKGARMKGKFKESYLLPAFSVKPIMTTKQPIPREKLNPPTPSIYLESKRDAFSPVLLQFCTDPKNPITVIRGLAGSLRLNLGLFSTKSLVEANGEHSVEVRTQVQQPADENWDASGTGQTWPCESSRSHTTISKYAQYQASSFQESLQEEKGSDNDDDEDEKPATDTDNTSSNSPAPGSSSEQKAVGKIIKFGTNIDLSDPKRWKPQLQELQKLPAFMRVSSSGNMLSHVGHTILGMNTVQLYMKVPGCRTPGHQENNNFCSVNINIGPGDCEWFAVHDDYWQAISDFCEKHGVDYLTGSWWPVLDDLYRSNIPVYRFIQRPGDLVWINAGTVHWVQAVGWCNNIAWNVGPLSSYQYQLALERFEWNEVKKVKSIVPMIHVSWNVARTVKVTDPDTYKMIKHCLLQSIKHIQILRDQLVAAGKKISYQSRVKDEPAYYCNECDVEVFDLLFVTSENSSRKTYVVHCEDCARQRSPNLSNEVVLEQYRMEELMNVYDSFSLAITPSPR; this is translated from the exons ATGCATCACACAGCAGAAAAGTTCGGTGGGTGCAGCACACGGGACCCGTTTCCTCTGGACGGACTCAACCGGAGACCATGGGCTTCCGTGGGCAGCCGCCCCTGGCTACCTCCCTCCAG GTGCTTACCTGGTGTCAATCAACACCAATTATTCCCCCATCTCCCACCCAGTCATATGCCTGGGCTAAACCATCCTAGTAAATTCTTAAATAATGG TCCCTTACCTCAAGGGGATAAGCAGGACCTGTCTCAGGCTTTTATGCCAGGATTACAAAGAGTGCCCCCAGCACCTCCCAGGCCTTGGGAACCAACAAGAACTGGTCAAGGATATGAACCATTGCCTGGTGATGAACACAACTGTCTGCACAGTGGCTACAATGCAGGGCCTCCTGCACACCTCACTGTACGAGCCAATCAGCTACTGAAG TATGGTGCTCCTCAGCATGGCTCCCGTCCAATGCCTCCATTACCTGATCTATGGACTCAACCTCAGACTCTGCAGCAACCTAAGGGACCTCACTCTCAAGCTGGGCAGTTAAAACGGCCAGGGCCCCCTCTGGGAGAGCACTCCGTTATCCAGCACACCCCTGATCCATCTCTTCATCGGCTCATGGAGGTCTGTCCCAGCCCTAGCAAGAGAAAGAAGAGCTCTGGGTCTGAGCAG CAGATTCCTCATCCAGCCATGCAGCGCATAACTGGGCCACCTGTAAATTTGAATCAGCAGTCGTGCTCTCACTACCCCCTACCCAAAACTGGCTTTTGGAACCCATTGCACAAAGGAGGAGGACCCTGGAACCCAGCTGAATGCAAAAGTGGGCCCATCGATTTCCAA GATTGCGCTAAGCCACGAATTGGAAGTTTCCCCTACAAACCACCTCCCTTGAATTCCTCAACCATGTCTCCACCCACCATTCCCCCTACAAGAGGTTATGTACAGAGCAGAGTTCCTCCACCACAATCCCACAAGGCCACTCTATCACCACAGTCTCTGGGACCACCAGCACCCAGCCCTCACATCCAACATCCTACATTCCCCTACCCCAACAACAGACCTTCAGTTCAAGGGGAACCACAGGGTACTACTCCACAAAGAGGACACGATTCTGGAGTGAGTTCTTTGGATAACCAGGCTCCACCACCTACATTCTCCTTATCAATGCGGCCAGATAGAGAGCGCCCAGCACCCTCACCAGCAAACCACACCACTGTGCCTTACAGTCACCCCCAGTTCCAGCCTCACCCTGGACTGGTCCATTCCACCAGCCCATCGGCCACAGTACCTCAGCACAACCCCCACAAACCCTGGAAGAACCAGGTGACACACAGACAGCATGCA GAGTCACGTGACTATTCAGGCACAGGGGATTCTCAGGTTACCCCTAGCCTTTCCCAGGCACAGAATAGGGTTGGTGGAGATAAACAGAGTCCAAAGACCCCCCAACGTGTGAGCCCTCCTCAGGCCCCTGCTCGAGCACCTGTGATTACCCCAAATCTGGAAACATCCCATCCACCTCGTTCCCTTAAACTTTATACCAATGATGGAAGCATCCCTAGAATTGGCTCCGCACCCCCCACCACCTGCTCCAACCCAAAATCCCTAAGCAGTTGGAGACCCACTGACTCTTCAGTGCTAATCTCAAACCCAAACCATGTATCCATGATTGAACCACATCCAGGGTATCAGGGCATCCACCCTGGTGTTGGAACACATTCATACCCACACAGAATGGCACAGTCTCAGCTTCAGCCGTCCACTGTACCCCACACTGGACAAGGTATACCTAACTACACCCCAGTTTCCTCTGCTCCTTCCACCCTAAACACAGGGCTTCTGAGATCAGGAGAGAGTGTCATCACCAGCAATACCTCAAACACTCTCCCACAGACAGTCAATTCATCCTTGCATCACCCTCAAGCTCCAGTACACTTATCAGTCAAGTCATCCATACAGTCAATGCCTAACAGTTCATACACAACAGTGGCCATTCAAGGATCCTCCTCAGTTCCTCAGGCAACTACTACTGTCCCAGCCTCGGTCTACCAGAGGCCCTGTTTGCAACCTGCTGCCCCAAGTCCTCAGTCCATTTCTGATGCTTTAAATAAGCTTGATGCAGAGCTGCAGGGCCACATGCAAGCAGAGGAGAGAAGGAGAGAGCAGGAGGAGGAAAGGAAACGGAATAAAGAGAGACAGGAGGTAGAGAAAAAGCCACACAATGAATCTGCCATCAAGTGTCTAGAACGTTTGCTGTCAGTTACTGCAGCGGAGCCTCCGCCCCCTCTTCTCTCTCCAGCTAAGACACCTTCTTCCATCTCATCTCCTAGCCAGAATTCACCACCCTATCCCTGGCTGAGTCGAGGTGGAGTGCCCCCACGTCCTCCTGGAACTACAGCAACCCTTATGGAACGACTACTGCCGCCACCTCTCACCCCTCAGACTGAGTATGCACGTGAGAAGCAAAGGCAGAGAGAGAAGTGGAAGAGTGGAACATCCTTCAGTCCTCCATCATATAATCCAACATACTCCAAGCCTGGTCTTATGGGCCCCTTGGTCAACCACACAACACAATCAAAACCCAACCCATCCAGAGACCACACCATACTAAAAGGCTCTCATAATGTTGGAATTAGGGATGCTATACCCAACACCCCACCCTTGAGAGAGCCACCTAAACTTTACCAGGCCTTTCCCAAGGATGCTCACTCTTCTTGCACAACAATCAGCATGACTGCAAGCAGCTTTCAAAAACATATACCCAGTAAAGGGCTTGGAAGTCTGGGTAGCAGTGCTAGCAGCTGCAGTGGTGACTCTGATAGTGCCCAGTTTGAGGAGGAACCCTCCGAGCTCTTGCCTGATGGATTAGCTAACATTATGAAGATGCTTGATGAGTCCATCAAGAAAGAGGAGGAGTTGTATTCTTGTCAGAGTGAAAAACAGACGGTACCAGAAACTATATTTTCTGCAAATGTGGCTCCAATGAAGGGTTATTTATGTGCTCCAGACCTCATACCTGCCCTAAAACAATCTCCAACAGAAGATTATCAGCCAGTTGGCCATACAAGCCCACCTGTGTTAAGTCGGCAAGGTTCATTGGCGTCTCCTTGCAGCCGCACATCTTCACTTGAGGAAGAGGATGAGGTTCTTAAGATCATTCCCAAGCCTGCCAATGTCATTAGCATGCAGTCCCAAGAGAGCCTTCTTGCCACAACAGGACCCAACTATCGCCATAGTGACTTGGCTAAGCTGTATGGCCTTCCAGATGTGGAGAAAAGTGAGGATGATGAAGAAGCAGATCGAGAAGATGAAACCCCATCTTGTTCACCACCACCTCAGCGGCCACACCTCCATCAGACAGGTGTGAACAGCATGTTTAAAAACCTTGCATCTGTGCTTGAGAGCCAGAAATACACCTACCGTGGTGGACCCTTTGGTCGCCCACCTCCCTCTGCTTTTGTGGGAGTTAAGTactcttcctctctttctctgggACCTGACATTTGCAGGCAACAACAAAGCACTTCCCCAACATCAGCTAATCACCCAGGCTTTAGCAGTCCAACCCAAACCTCTGCCAGTAGTAACTCTCGCCCCCTCTCACCTACAGGAtgggtgtcagagaggaagaaTGACACTAAGATTAATCAGTCAGATCTTGTGGTCAGTGGTGATGAGGTAGAAAAGTTAGAAGAACCCCCAGGAGAGAAGGATTCTGAATTTATGACAGAGTTAATGGAGATGGAAAGATTACCAAAATTGACCACCATCTCAGAATCTTCACTAGCGGAACTTGGTCATAGCTATgaggtaaacaaacacacactcccttCTACAGACTGCTCAAAGGCAGAGTTGCACGAGATTTGCAAACCTGTTAAAGAAAAGGACCGACATAGAGACCAAGAACGAGAGaggaaacacaaacattttaGCAGTAGCAAGAAACATGAGGAcaggaaagagaaaaagaaaaagcacaGAGAAAAACAAGACAATATGTCCCTTTCTTCATCTTCCTCATCCTCCAGCTCTAGTCGACGGCACAAGGACGGAAAGTCACATAAGGAAAAGAAGAGCAGGCAGGTGCTGGGTAACTTGGACCTTCAAAGTAAAGAGTTCAGGGAGAAGGCTCAAGAGCGTGATGGGGATAAGAAGAAAAGGAAAGAGGAATGTAGTCGACCCCAGAGTGAAGGGGAAGAGTGGGCACGGAGTAAGGACAAGAGTAATAACTCTGGACGTTCCTCCGAAATCCCATCAGCTTCATCATCATTATGTTCTGATGACTTTCAGAAACTGAAGGCATTGACAGATGGGCCACCCAAAGAACTAAAAATCCGCCTAATAAAGGTAGAGAGTGGAGACAGGGAAACATTCATTGCTTCAGAGGTAGAGGAGAAGAGGATTCCTCTGGAGGAAATCACCATAAAGAACACAGCTAGTGAAATCATCAGAGCATGCAA gggAGCTCGCATGAAAGGGAAGTTTAAGGAGTCTTACCTCCTACCTGCCTTCTCTGTGAAACCAATTATGACCACTAAGCAGCCCATCCCTCGAGAGAAACTCAACCCCCCAACACCTAGCATCTAT TTGGAGAGTAAAAGAGATGCATTCTCACCAGTGCTGTTGCAGTTCTGCACAGATCCTAAGAACCCCATCACTGTCATTAGGGGACTTGCTGGCTCCCTAAGACTAA ATCTGGGTCTGTTTTCCACTAAGTCATTGGTGGAGGCAAATGGGGAACATTCAGTGGAAGTGCGGACACAGGTCCAGCAGCCAGCAGATGAGAACTGGGATGCTAGTGGTACTGGCCAAACCTGGCCCTGCGAGAGCAGCAGGTCGCATACAACGATCTCAAAGTACGCTCAGTACCAGGCCTCCAGCTTCCAGGAGAGCTTACAG GAAGAGAAAGGCAGTGACAATGATGACGATGAAGATGAGAAACCAGCCACTGACACAGACAATACATCCAGTAACTCCCCAGCTCCAGGTTCCAG TTCAGAGCAGAAAGCTGTGGGAAAGATCATTAAATTTGGCACCAACATCGACCTCTCTGATCCTAAAAG ATGGAAGCCCCAGCTGCAAGAACTGCAGAAGTTGCCGGCATTTATGCGTGTGTCCTCCAGTGGGAATATGCTGAGCCATGTTGGTCATACAATTCTGGGCATGAATACAGTACAACTTTACATGAAGGTCCCTGGCTGCCGCACACCAG GACACCAGGAGAACAATAACTTCTGTTCTGTGAATATCAACATTGGGCCCGGAGATTGCGAGTGGTTTGCTGTCCATGATGACTACTGGCAGGCTATTAGTGATTTTTGTGAAAA GCATGGAGTGGACTACCTTACGGGATCATGGTGGCCAGTTCTGGATGACCTGTACCGCTCTAATATACCTGTGTACCGGTTCATCCAGAGGCCAGGAGACCTGGTATGGATCAACGCTGGCACTGTACACTGGGTTCAGGCCGTGGGATGGTGCAACAACATAGCTTGGAATGTGGGGCCTCTCAGTT CATATCAGTACCAGTTGGCTTTAGAGAGATTTGAGTGGAACGAAGTGAAGAAAGTGAAATCCATCGTTCCTATGATTCATGTGTCCTGGAATGTAGCACGCACTGTCAAAGTCACCGACCCAGACACTTACAAGATGATCAA ACACTGTCTCCTCCAGTCAATAAAGCACATTCAGATCCTGAGGGACCAGCTGGTGGCAGCAGGAAAGAAGATCTCCTACCAGAGCAGAGTGAAGGATGAGCCAGCCTACTACTGTAATGAGTGTGAT GTGGAGGTGTTTGACCTGCTGTTTGTGACCAGTGAGAATAGCAGTCGGAAGACGTATGTAGTGCACTGTGAGGACTGTGCACGACAACGCAGCCCTAACCTCTCCAATGAAGTAGTGCTCGAGCAGTACCGCATGGAGGAGCTGATGAACGTGTATGACTCTTTCAGCCTG GCGATCACTCCCAGCCCCCGATGA